Proteins co-encoded in one Sebastes fasciatus isolate fSebFas1 chromosome 11, fSebFas1.pri, whole genome shotgun sequence genomic window:
- the sec22ba gene encoding vesicle-trafficking protein SEC22b-A, giving the protein MTSLTMIARVSDGLPLAASIQEEEQSGRDLQQYQSQAKQLCRKLNAQSPDRCTLEAGDMNFHYLIAQGVCYLFICEASFSKKMVFAYLDDLHNEFYDQYGKRVPTVTRPYSFIEFDTYIQKAKKNYVDSRARRNFGSINTELQDVQRIMVANIEEVLQRGESLSALDTKASNLTSLSKKYRSDAKYLNTRSTYAKVAAVSVFFITLIIYVRFWWL; this is encoded by the exons ATGACTTCACTGACGATGATCGCTCGGGTATCGGACGGACTCCCGCTGGCTGCGTCCATCCAGGAGGAAGAACAG TCAGGAAGAGACCTCCAGCAGTACCAGAGCCAAGCCAAGCAGCTGTGTCGTAAGCTGAATGCTCAGAGTCCGGACCGCTGTACCCTGGAGGCCGGGGACATGAACTTCCA ctaTTTAATAGCTCAGGGTGTGTGCTACCTGTTCATCTGCGAGGCTTCATTTTCCAAAAAGATGGTTTTTGCATACCTTGATGACCTCCACAATGAGTTCTATGACCAGTATGGAAAGAGAGTCCCCACAGTAACGAGGCCGTACTCTTTCATCGAGTTTG ACACATACATCCAGAAAGCAAAGAAGAATTACGTTGATAGCAGGGCCAGGAGGAACTTTGGCAGTATTAACACAGAGCTACAGGATGTCCAGAGAATTATGGTGGCAAATATTGAAGAAGTTCTGCAGAGAGGAGAATCTCTTTCTG CTCTAGACACAAAAGCCAGCAATCTTACCAGCCTGTCGAAGAAGTACCGCAGCGACGCCAAATACCTCAACACCCGCTCCACATACGCCAAGGTGGCTGCTGTGTCGGTGTTCTTCATCACACTCATCATCTATGTGCGTTTCTGGTGGCTCTGA